A single window of Granulicella mallensis MP5ACTX8 DNA harbors:
- a CDS encoding family 16 glycoside hydrolase, with translation MRKLKWFSGALLVLASTPALWSAGRDQDPASGWIRLFNGTDRFGWVAPAGNWKITDSALVADGTSASRIYSDLPFADFILRFDARITGGPADVVVRLDPESKPAQPGIHIGLTDGSLEGQHGNASLTAGAQSWRQFEIRAEGDQLSATINGMPVAAETDGKSRIGAIQFEVPKGSRLEVRSVWLKPISLNNLYNGTNLDGWRAVNPKEPEKKSGGVHLPNPFGKSKPPKVAHWSGDGAIRGTGGEGQLETVQTFQDFLLQMSAKVTGSQHGGIALAELLSRGSAGQYASGYAVDLALSGAEKAVAPGSLLSPEKVRMPGTVADGVHPFTVINRGRRFAMWVDGHEVMDDYDSRAEGTYHATAGPLSILVGNEHASVELTGVFAATLPQGPQPAPAPTASPAPAPVAAVTPQQTATAATTVPAFNLPPMPGQSPEDKARAEQVRTLTVQALETQSPEEAVRINKQILTLDPSDMPAQQRLDKAQARLDTQSEIQEHVLQLRLDSNSKLEQNVERRDALMQQVQDALLHGKTNEARDRLNDAERLGAKGPEVDHLNGIIHQRIRNRILLWSCLGTAAVLALIAGVMAARRRRQVVVGYLLALDGVEKGRRYLLNQEVTHVGGVAMDTGKKNEVVVRDPDRLVSRFHLEVHKRKNLYYVIDLDSSNGTYLNGRRLPAGAATRLRSGDRLALANAVSFTLQLSKS, from the coding sequence ATGCGTAAGCTAAAGTGGTTTTCAGGGGCTCTGCTCGTTCTTGCGTCAACTCCTGCGTTGTGGTCCGCCGGCAGAGACCAGGATCCAGCATCGGGATGGATCAGGCTCTTTAACGGCACCGACCGATTTGGTTGGGTAGCGCCTGCGGGCAATTGGAAGATCACCGACTCCGCGCTCGTCGCAGATGGCACGAGCGCGTCGCGAATCTACTCCGATCTACCCTTCGCGGACTTCATCTTGCGGTTTGATGCCCGAATCACCGGAGGGCCCGCCGACGTTGTTGTTCGTCTTGACCCGGAGAGTAAGCCCGCGCAGCCGGGGATTCACATCGGGCTAACGGATGGATCGCTTGAAGGTCAGCATGGCAATGCTTCGCTGACCGCCGGAGCGCAGAGTTGGCGTCAGTTTGAGATCAGAGCTGAAGGCGACCAGCTAAGCGCCACCATCAATGGAATGCCCGTCGCTGCAGAGACCGACGGGAAGAGTCGAATTGGAGCCATTCAGTTCGAAGTACCGAAAGGGAGCCGGCTCGAAGTGCGCTCGGTGTGGCTCAAGCCCATTTCGCTCAATAACCTTTACAACGGTACCAATCTCGACGGATGGCGTGCCGTGAACCCAAAGGAGCCTGAGAAAAAGAGCGGTGGTGTTCACCTTCCAAATCCCTTTGGTAAATCGAAGCCGCCGAAGGTCGCCCACTGGTCGGGTGACGGAGCCATTCGCGGCACCGGTGGTGAAGGGCAGCTTGAGACCGTTCAGACATTCCAGGACTTTCTGCTGCAGATGAGCGCGAAGGTGACAGGCAGCCAGCATGGCGGCATTGCTTTGGCAGAGCTGCTCTCTCGTGGTTCCGCAGGTCAATACGCCTCTGGCTACGCTGTCGACCTGGCGCTCTCCGGCGCAGAGAAAGCTGTTGCGCCCGGTAGTCTTCTCTCTCCTGAGAAGGTGAGAATGCCCGGGACGGTCGCTGATGGTGTGCATCCGTTCACTGTGATCAACCGGGGACGTCGCTTTGCAATGTGGGTCGATGGTCATGAGGTGATGGATGATTACGATTCGCGGGCGGAGGGCACGTATCACGCAACAGCGGGGCCGCTCAGCATCCTTGTGGGCAACGAACATGCCTCCGTCGAGCTGACTGGCGTGTTTGCCGCTACGCTTCCGCAGGGCCCGCAACCGGCTCCCGCCCCAACCGCGTCGCCTGCTCCGGCGCCTGTGGCGGCTGTCACTCCGCAACAAACCGCTACCGCGGCAACAACGGTTCCGGCTTTCAACCTGCCGCCCATGCCCGGACAATCTCCCGAGGACAAGGCACGGGCCGAGCAGGTCCGCACCCTTACTGTGCAGGCCCTCGAGACGCAGAGCCCGGAAGAGGCGGTACGCATCAACAAGCAGATCCTGACGCTCGATCCGAGTGATATGCCTGCACAGCAACGATTGGATAAAGCCCAGGCCAGACTAGATACGCAGTCGGAGATTCAGGAGCATGTTCTGCAGTTGCGTCTGGATTCCAATTCGAAGCTTGAGCAGAATGTTGAACGTCGCGATGCGCTCATGCAGCAGGTGCAGGATGCGCTCCTCCATGGCAAGACCAACGAGGCGCGTGACCGCCTCAATGATGCCGAGCGATTGGGAGCGAAGGGGCCTGAAGTCGATCATCTGAATGGGATCATTCATCAACGTATCCGCAATCGCATCCTGCTTTGGAGCTGCCTCGGCACAGCCGCCGTGCTCGCCTTGATTGCTGGTGTGATGGCTGCACGCCGCCGCCGCCAGGTTGTCGTCGGTTATTTGCTGGCGCTCGACGGCGTTGAAAAGGGACGCCGCTACCTTCTCAATCAGGAAGTGACGCACGTTGGTGGCGTAGCCATGGATACAGGCAAGAAGAACGAGGTGGTCGTGCGCGACCCGGACCGCCTCGTGTCGCGTTTTCACCTTGAAGTGCATAAGCGGAAAAACCTGTATTACGTCATCGACCTGGACAGCTCGAATGGCACGTACCTGAACGGTCGCAGGCTTCCTGCGGGGGCGGCGACCCGTCTGCGCTCCGGAGATCGGTTGGCGCTCGCCAACGCCGTATCCTTCACGCTGCAGCTCAGTAAAAGCTGA
- a CDS encoding glycoside hydrolase family 2 protein — MLVTLRWILAIGIVLPLPLAHAQEAVKDWTMQDASKVTATPEEISSSHFKPSDWYQATVPGTVLTTLVDNKVYPEPLYGENMRHIPESLNKTGYWYRSTVTIPSRYKHRQVWLHFAGINYAAEVWVNSQKVGTIRGAFLRGDFEVSRLVQPGHSSIVAVFVTPQPHPGIPHEHTVALGVGKNGGETAIDGPTFLSTIGWDWLAAVRDRDTGIWLPVTLSETGPVLVKNPFVTSELDNAHTYANLAISTTLENGTSKSVKGILTGVITGPSGDITFHEPVSLDAGRSRQIKLDSTSIPELHVMKPSLWWPNGYGAQSLYHLDLRFEVGGVVSQSVSTQFGIRKVEYQVPDSDNLTISVNGVRIMIRGGNWGLDEAMKRIPRERLDAQFHMHALAHMNMIRNWVGQSTSPDFYDLADRYGILLWDEFFQPNPGDGPNVTDIPTYMANVTDKVLRYRNHPAIAVWCARNEGYPPKALDEAIKAKMLILDPSRLYQSNSADGRGVSSHGPYFWRSPRYFYAFNESFKTEVGSVSIPTIESIQGMMPKEDWESINDDWAQHDLAKGAQRGDEYPLVLAKRYGKIRNLADFVRKSQLANYETFRAIYEGRNAEMFKTTTGVITWMSHPAQPSFVWQLYHYDLEPNASLFAVEKASEPIHIQLNESNGAIQVVNNTANKLSNLTATATVFSLDGEKALGKSYPVNDIPASTTVKIAQIEVPARISSIYFVKLDLTNSSGSVVSTNFYWQNVAQDDFAALETMTPVSLNASGSSHVEGDKTILEVDLKNNTNTIALMTHLQLHRGPSGERVLPAFYSDNYISLVPGETRQVTIQAATKDLKQESPVIEIDGYNVTVKAVNSALAIQDNQNARPSYWPASEIVP; from the coding sequence ATGCTCGTAACGCTCCGCTGGATTCTCGCCATTGGTATCGTCCTGCCTCTGCCTCTCGCGCATGCCCAAGAGGCCGTCAAGGACTGGACAATGCAGGATGCGTCAAAGGTGACGGCGACTCCGGAGGAGATCTCATCTTCCCACTTCAAGCCTTCCGATTGGTATCAGGCCACCGTTCCGGGCACTGTGCTTACCACCCTGGTGGACAACAAGGTCTATCCCGAGCCCCTCTATGGCGAGAATATGCGTCACATCCCCGAGAGCCTCAACAAGACGGGATACTGGTATCGATCAACAGTCACGATCCCGTCGAGATACAAGCATCGGCAAGTCTGGCTCCACTTCGCAGGGATTAATTATGCTGCCGAAGTCTGGGTCAATTCGCAGAAGGTCGGCACCATTCGGGGTGCCTTTCTTCGGGGCGATTTCGAAGTCTCCAGGTTAGTCCAACCGGGCCACAGCTCCATTGTGGCTGTCTTTGTCACTCCGCAACCGCATCCGGGTATTCCACACGAACATACCGTAGCCCTCGGGGTCGGAAAGAACGGAGGTGAAACGGCTATCGATGGACCAACCTTTCTTTCGACGATCGGATGGGACTGGCTTGCGGCGGTCCGCGACCGCGACACAGGGATCTGGCTCCCCGTAACACTTTCGGAGACAGGCCCCGTCCTCGTGAAGAATCCATTTGTTACCAGTGAACTGGACAACGCTCACACCTATGCGAACCTCGCTATCTCTACCACTCTTGAGAATGGGACCTCCAAATCCGTAAAGGGCATATTGACCGGTGTGATTACCGGTCCTTCGGGCGATATCACCTTCCATGAACCGGTCTCGTTGGATGCCGGCAGGAGTCGGCAGATCAAACTCGACAGCACCTCAATTCCAGAACTGCACGTGATGAAGCCTTCTCTCTGGTGGCCGAATGGCTATGGCGCGCAGAGCCTCTATCACCTGGATCTGCGATTCGAGGTAGGAGGAGTTGTCTCGCAATCCGTATCGACTCAGTTCGGAATTCGGAAGGTCGAGTATCAAGTGCCTGACTCGGACAACCTTACGATCTCAGTAAATGGTGTTCGAATCATGATCCGTGGCGGAAACTGGGGCCTCGACGAGGCGATGAAGCGAATTCCTCGCGAACGCCTGGATGCGCAGTTCCACATGCACGCGCTCGCTCACATGAACATGATTCGCAACTGGGTTGGACAGAGTACGAGCCCCGACTTCTACGACCTGGCGGATCGATATGGCATTCTCCTTTGGGATGAGTTCTTTCAGCCAAATCCGGGGGATGGGCCCAATGTCACCGATATTCCCACCTATATGGCGAACGTCACAGATAAGGTATTGCGCTATCGCAACCATCCGGCCATTGCTGTCTGGTGTGCCCGCAACGAAGGCTATCCTCCGAAGGCTCTCGACGAGGCAATCAAGGCAAAGATGCTGATCCTCGATCCGAGCCGTCTCTATCAGTCGAACTCCGCAGATGGTCGCGGGGTCTCATCCCACGGGCCTTACTTCTGGCGCTCACCACGATACTTCTACGCGTTCAACGAAAGCTTCAAGACAGAAGTAGGCTCGGTCTCGATCCCAACGATCGAGTCTATTCAGGGCATGATGCCGAAAGAGGATTGGGAGAGCATCAATGACGACTGGGCTCAGCACGATTTAGCCAAAGGGGCTCAACGGGGCGATGAGTATCCTCTCGTATTAGCGAAGCGATATGGAAAGATTCGCAATCTGGCCGACTTTGTACGCAAGAGTCAGCTCGCCAACTATGAGACCTTCCGCGCAATATACGAGGGACGAAATGCCGAGATGTTCAAAACCACCACGGGTGTCATTACTTGGATGAGTCACCCGGCTCAGCCGAGCTTTGTCTGGCAGCTTTATCATTACGACCTGGAGCCAAACGCCTCACTCTTTGCTGTCGAGAAGGCTTCCGAACCAATCCATATACAACTTAACGAATCGAACGGCGCGATTCAGGTCGTAAACAATACCGCGAACAAGCTCTCCAACCTCACAGCAACCGCTACGGTATTCAGCCTGGACGGGGAGAAAGCTCTCGGAAAGTCCTATCCGGTGAATGACATTCCTGCCAGCACCACGGTCAAAATCGCGCAGATCGAAGTGCCGGCCAGGATTTCATCGATATACTTCGTCAAGCTGGACCTGACCAATTCGTCCGGTTCTGTAGTCTCCACCAACTTCTATTGGCAGAACGTTGCGCAGGATGACTTTGCCGCGCTTGAGACGATGACACCCGTCAGTCTCAATGCCTCGGGTTCCTCTCACGTTGAGGGTGACAAAACGATTCTCGAGGTCGATCTGAAGAACAATACAAACACAATTGCGTTGATGACTCACCTGCAACTTCATCGAGGACCTTCAGGCGAACGAGTGCTCCCGGCCTTCTACTCGGATAACTACATCTCGCTCGTACCTGGTGAGACGAGGCAAGTGACTATCCAAGCCGCGACGAAAGATCTGAAACAGGAGTCTCCAGTGATTGAGATTGACGGCTATAACGTGACAGTTAAAGCTGTGAATAGTGCCTTAGCAATTCAAGATAACCAGAATGCGCGGCCGTCATACTGGCCGGCGTCAGAGATTGTTCCTTAA
- a CDS encoding DUF5996 family protein, which yields MLSPERHAAQLQSEVWPELPQSAWGETCVTLQLWTQIVGKIRLALTPPLNHTWNVTLFPTVRGLTTSPMWQGTRTLQIDFDFIDHILVLQTSEGDRRVIALKPMTVATFYREVMASLEALGTPVPIWPMPVEMAQPIPFDQDTTHQAYDPEYVERFWRILLQTTRVFNIFRARFIGKASPIHLFWGALDLACTRFSGRTAPEHSSMAGLPDRVTRDAYSHEVSSCGFWPGAPGMEPLFYSYAYPQPSGYAESSVQPAAARFDPNLGEFILPYEDMRQSESPDKVLLQFLQSTYEAAATTAHWDRQGLEAAYSSPAAPDSPTV from the coding sequence ATGCTCTCGCCTGAACGCCATGCGGCACAACTACAAAGCGAAGTCTGGCCCGAGCTTCCTCAGAGCGCATGGGGAGAAACCTGCGTAACGCTACAGCTCTGGACTCAGATTGTCGGCAAGATTCGGCTTGCCCTGACACCGCCTCTCAACCACACCTGGAACGTAACGCTGTTCCCTACCGTTCGGGGCCTCACCACATCCCCCATGTGGCAGGGAACGCGCACCCTGCAGATCGACTTCGACTTCATCGACCACATCCTTGTCCTACAGACAAGCGAAGGTGATCGCAGGGTCATCGCTCTCAAGCCGATGACCGTGGCTACCTTCTATCGAGAGGTAATGGCCAGCCTCGAAGCTCTGGGGACGCCGGTGCCCATCTGGCCCATGCCGGTCGAGATGGCACAGCCTATTCCGTTTGACCAGGACACCACCCACCAGGCATACGATCCGGAGTACGTTGAGCGGTTCTGGCGAATTTTGCTGCAGACCACCAGGGTCTTCAACATCTTTCGCGCACGCTTCATTGGCAAGGCGAGCCCGATCCATCTATTTTGGGGTGCGCTGGACCTTGCCTGCACGCGCTTTTCCGGGCGAACCGCACCGGAGCATTCCAGCATGGCCGGCCTGCCGGATCGTGTAACCCGCGATGCGTACTCCCATGAAGTCAGCAGTTGCGGCTTCTGGCCCGGAGCGCCAGGCATGGAGCCGCTGTTCTACAGTTATGCCTACCCGCAACCATCGGGATATGCGGAGAGCTCCGTCCAACCGGCGGCGGCTCGCTTCGACCCGAACCTTGGGGAATTCATCCTGCCCTACGAGGACATGCGACAGTCTGAGTCCCCGGACAAAGTCCTGCTCCAGTTCCTTCAGAGCACGTACGAAGCCGCCGCAACAACCGCCCACTGGGATCGACAAGGGCTGGAGGCGGCATACTCCTCCCCTGCGGCTCCAGACAGTCCAACTGTGTAG
- a CDS encoding acetyl ornithine aminotransferase family protein, with translation MARFGPKLKTVLPGPKAKAVIEADERFMSPSYTRGYPLVAKRGRGTRMEDVDGNEFLDFSAGIAVTSTGHCHPKVVKAIQEQAAELIHMSGTDFYYEGMPALAQRLSAVAPMKGPHKFYYGNSGAEAVECALKLARYHTGRQNIISFLGSFHGRTMGALSLTASKPQQKRRFAPLVPGVTHVPYPYAYRGAGTGQSEDEYALACARYIEDRLFKTMLPPEEVAAIFVEPIQGEGGYVVAPTVFLQELRNICDRHGILLVVDEVQSGAGRTGKWWAVQHTGVEPDMVCMAKGIASGMPLSVCMTRAEIMDWKPGSHASTFGGNPVAIAAALATMDVLEEEAISNAAAVGAEIKARAETWLSKYEIVGDIRGRGLMIGIEIVKDKKSKQPHSAVRDAIVDRAFEHGLLFLGCGETSIRLSPPLTISREEAAIAMDVLEQCIAEQC, from the coding sequence ATGGCGCGCTTTGGGCCAAAGCTGAAGACCGTGCTACCCGGCCCCAAAGCCAAAGCCGTTATCGAAGCAGATGAGCGCTTCATGAGCCCAAGCTATACGCGTGGCTATCCCCTGGTCGCGAAGCGTGGCCGTGGGACCCGCATGGAAGACGTCGACGGCAACGAGTTCCTGGACTTCTCAGCCGGCATTGCCGTAACTTCTACCGGGCATTGTCATCCGAAGGTGGTAAAAGCCATCCAGGAGCAGGCCGCCGAATTGATCCATATGAGCGGCACTGATTTTTACTACGAAGGAATGCCCGCCCTGGCGCAGCGACTGAGCGCCGTAGCTCCGATGAAAGGGCCACACAAGTTCTACTACGGAAACTCTGGCGCGGAGGCCGTAGAGTGCGCGCTGAAGCTTGCCCGCTATCACACCGGCCGGCAAAACATCATCAGCTTCCTCGGTTCATTTCACGGCAGGACCATGGGTGCACTCTCATTAACAGCTTCCAAGCCGCAGCAGAAGCGAAGATTCGCGCCTCTCGTGCCAGGCGTAACGCATGTTCCCTATCCCTATGCGTATCGCGGTGCGGGCACAGGACAGTCTGAAGACGAATACGCACTCGCCTGTGCGCGCTACATCGAAGACAGACTCTTCAAGACAATGCTCCCGCCCGAAGAGGTGGCCGCCATCTTCGTCGAACCGATCCAGGGGGAAGGGGGGTACGTCGTAGCGCCTACCGTCTTCCTGCAGGAACTGCGCAACATCTGCGACCGCCATGGAATTCTGTTGGTCGTGGACGAAGTCCAGTCCGGTGCCGGTCGCACAGGCAAGTGGTGGGCGGTCCAGCACACAGGTGTTGAGCCGGACATGGTATGCATGGCCAAGGGCATCGCCAGTGGAATGCCTTTGAGCGTGTGCATGACCAGGGCCGAAATCATGGACTGGAAACCGGGAAGCCACGCCTCCACCTTCGGTGGCAACCCAGTCGCCATCGCCGCGGCCTTGGCGACGATGGATGTTCTTGAGGAAGAGGCGATATCCAATGCGGCTGCTGTGGGTGCAGAGATAAAGGCCCGCGCGGAAACATGGCTGTCGAAATACGAGATCGTCGGCGACATACGTGGCCGCGGCCTTATGATTGGCATCGAGATCGTCAAAGACAAGAAGTCGAAACAACCGCATAGTGCGGTACGCGATGCGATCGTCGATCGTGCGTTCGAGCATGGGCTGTTATTTTTGGGTTGCGGTGAAACCAGTATTCGACTGTCCCCTCCCCTGACAATCTCCCGCGAAGAGGCGGCTATCGCAATGGATGTTCTGGAGCAGTGCATCGCGGAACAGTGCTAA
- a CDS encoding helix-turn-helix domain-containing protein, producing MHFSSSPLNSTLASTMRIMAVHSGEWKPLFNLKMEGALSPSPSLRIERHRIEPALWPSVLIPKQVVSLALDTHEIQYKCSSDTFKTALRHKGTVTVEKREYEQSICWRSVATTLTVELDDEILEDMQAEDTEWDAEDDRIQTLSPLLYALEAERQQGYPHGQLFVDGIEQSIACIVSTITGRRRVKRNGHVPAMAPYQMKRVDDYVKANLDKKIILRDMARQVDLSTSHFSRLFRKSSGKTPHQYVIEQRIDLAKSLMTNFRYSLLDIAIASGFCTHQHFSKVFHRITGHTPRQYRSRI from the coding sequence TTGCATTTTTCATCTTCTCCGCTCAACTCCACCCTTGCTTCAACAATGCGGATCATGGCAGTACACAGTGGTGAATGGAAGCCCCTGTTCAACTTGAAGATGGAGGGTGCCCTCTCCCCGTCTCCTTCGCTACGCATAGAACGGCACCGGATTGAGCCGGCTCTTTGGCCGAGCGTATTGATTCCGAAGCAGGTGGTCAGTCTCGCGCTCGACACACATGAGATCCAGTACAAATGCAGCTCCGACACCTTCAAGACTGCGCTGCGTCACAAGGGGACTGTCACAGTCGAGAAACGCGAGTATGAACAGAGCATTTGCTGGAGATCGGTAGCCACCACCCTGACCGTGGAATTGGATGACGAGATACTCGAGGACATGCAAGCTGAGGACACGGAATGGGATGCGGAAGATGATCGCATTCAGACATTGTCGCCCCTGCTTTATGCCCTTGAAGCCGAACGCCAACAAGGCTATCCGCATGGACAGCTTTTTGTGGATGGGATCGAACAGTCAATTGCCTGCATCGTCTCCACAATAACTGGCCGGAGACGGGTTAAACGAAACGGACATGTCCCGGCAATGGCGCCTTACCAGATGAAGCGAGTGGATGATTACGTAAAGGCCAACCTGGATAAAAAGATCATTCTGCGCGACATGGCGCGGCAAGTCGACCTGAGCACGTCTCATTTCTCGCGGCTCTTCCGAAAAAGTTCCGGTAAAACCCCGCATCAGTATGTGATCGAGCAGCGTATCGATCTTGCGAAGAGCCTGATGACTAATTTCCGCTATTCCCTGCTCGATATTGCTATCGCTTCCGGCTTCTGTACACATCAGCATTTCTCGAAGGTGTTTCACCGGATCACAGGTCACACGCCGCGCCAGTACCGCTCACGAATCTAA
- the tssK gene encoding type VI secretion system baseplate subunit TssK translates to MNSQETYKPAVNWEFGMLVTPEHFVRQERFHEASLLWMLRYTSKDFGLVGGGLRLPEALSGVGRHDPIVQITQDEESLQITVSQCRGLTPSGTPVEITPETAVTRRFALSDLGGKKQLRIYLLVPPHEYVAVDGAADEHNPQMQTERVRSCKLTLEPHGEALDHALMVGALRLRDQGLAYEIDSRFFPPCLHMGALSELTVSWRSMVDLLAVLSGRFMQLHRAMQEYIEMARERGIDSRLDDETLIFVRSVIPLLDDSLEECLDITQSPGRFLGHLRKLTHGAALHLSLSPPVRQYFDALRSGGEAEFAPALDRLTQILQADRRRWQSDDLAKELQNAERALRGIEVLERALEGKYIDFRVSPMLESMNFFFDRGGSALYKLAAKPARLQGFGDQMTFYFANIRLEGREKYRLILTAHAAGSFDSQEQIPVELGMNEGSGTRRAPLHGVASVRTEGQNNVEFDFDAPEVQTIVDLRVTVPSRFPVSGVLLFVRHRFYMGEAPETKAEAPREELATAFRPPLQPGGPPVNNRPSSVARKEEQYIDAPIAGTRRRRLEE, encoded by the coding sequence ATGAATTCACAAGAAACATATAAGCCGGCGGTGAACTGGGAGTTCGGAATGCTGGTTACTCCCGAGCATTTCGTCAGGCAGGAACGCTTTCATGAAGCCTCTCTGCTTTGGATGCTTCGGTATACCTCCAAGGATTTCGGGCTGGTGGGCGGAGGCCTGCGGCTGCCTGAAGCGCTAAGCGGGGTTGGCCGCCACGACCCCATCGTTCAGATCACCCAGGATGAGGAATCTCTGCAGATCACGGTGTCGCAGTGCCGCGGGCTTACGCCATCCGGAACGCCCGTCGAGATCACACCCGAGACAGCGGTAACGCGGCGCTTTGCATTATCCGATCTGGGTGGCAAAAAGCAACTTCGTATCTACCTGCTGGTTCCACCTCACGAGTACGTCGCTGTCGACGGGGCGGCAGACGAGCACAATCCGCAGATGCAGACCGAACGGGTGCGTTCCTGCAAGCTGACCCTGGAGCCGCACGGAGAAGCTCTGGATCACGCCCTGATGGTGGGTGCATTGAGACTTCGCGATCAGGGGCTTGCCTATGAGATCGATTCCCGGTTTTTCCCGCCATGTCTGCACATGGGCGCATTGAGCGAACTGACCGTAAGCTGGCGTTCCATGGTTGATCTGCTGGCTGTGTTATCCGGACGCTTCATGCAATTGCATCGCGCCATGCAGGAATACATCGAGATGGCGCGCGAGCGTGGCATCGATAGCCGGTTGGATGACGAGACGCTGATCTTCGTGCGTTCCGTCATTCCACTGCTCGATGACAGCCTGGAAGAATGCCTGGACATCACGCAATCTCCCGGGCGATTTCTCGGCCACCTGCGCAAGCTTACGCACGGCGCGGCGCTGCATCTGAGCCTGAGTCCACCGGTAAGGCAGTACTTCGACGCTCTGCGGAGCGGTGGAGAAGCGGAGTTTGCGCCTGCACTCGATCGTCTGACCCAGATCCTGCAAGCAGACCGGCGTCGATGGCAGTCGGATGACCTCGCTAAGGAGTTGCAAAATGCAGAGCGCGCGCTTCGCGGCATTGAAGTGCTGGAGCGAGCATTGGAAGGCAAGTACATCGACTTCCGTGTCAGCCCCATGCTCGAAAGCATGAACTTCTTCTTCGACCGCGGAGGAAGTGCTCTCTACAAGCTCGCCGCCAAGCCTGCGCGGCTACAGGGCTTCGGAGACCAGATGACGTTTTACTTTGCCAATATTCGACTCGAAGGGCGCGAAAAGTACCGGCTGATTTTGACGGCTCATGCGGCGGGTAGCTTTGACTCACAGGAGCAGATTCCCGTGGAACTGGGGATGAATGAGGGCAGCGGAACGCGCCGCGCGCCGCTGCACGGTGTCGCATCCGTACGCACTGAAGGCCAGAACAATGTTGAGTTCGATTTCGACGCGCCAGAGGTGCAAACCATCGTCGATCTGCGCGTTACCGTTCCATCGCGTTTTCCGGTCAGCGGCGTTCTTCTCTTCGTGAGGCACCGGTTCTATATGGGTGAAGCTCCAGAGACGAAGGCGGAAGCGCCTCGCGAAGAACTGGCGACTGCGTTCCGCCCGCCGTTACAGCCAGGAGGCCCGCCGGTCAATAACCGGCCCTCCAGCGTGGCAAGGAAAGAGGAGCAGTATATCGATGCGCCTATAGCCGGAACTCGTCGGCGCAGGTTGGAAGAATAG
- a CDS encoding glycosyl hydrolase family 18 protein: MKKILLLMLLATTHGFAQKTLFYMTDHPDSVRDFIEHQEKIDIIVPTWYSVEENGLVSGEPDPSVMRVVKQRHIELFPIVAMFNKSGSHVLLTSEKAQDAMIRTLVAACKENGYDGFQLDLENIAWTDRDALSATVKRIADGMHKEHLQLQIAVVPNAPGYPGHGGFSKWIFSDWRGVFDLKAISDSVDLLCLMTYDQHTRWTTPGPVGGWIWTNENLEYALKVVPREKLSLGIALYGYHWYAGDPEAGGKEPRPNVTADYIGGKDVKTLQETYSAQVQWDAQDHSTYFYFYRDQMREWIFYTEERGFRDRYDLAKEQHLQGICAWVLGQEDPSIWNVLPERK; the protein is encoded by the coding sequence TTGAAGAAGATTTTGCTGTTGATGCTGTTGGCAACTACGCATGGGTTCGCGCAGAAGACGCTGTTTTACATGACTGACCATCCGGATTCGGTGCGCGACTTTATAGAGCACCAGGAGAAGATCGATATCATCGTGCCAACCTGGTATAGCGTCGAGGAGAATGGCCTGGTCTCCGGTGAGCCGGACCCTTCGGTGATGCGTGTGGTGAAGCAGCGGCACATCGAGTTGTTTCCAATCGTGGCGATGTTCAACAAGTCAGGGTCGCATGTGCTGTTGACCAGCGAGAAGGCACAGGACGCAATGATTCGTACGCTGGTCGCAGCGTGCAAGGAGAATGGATACGACGGGTTCCAGCTTGACCTCGAAAATATCGCCTGGACAGACCGGGATGCGCTCTCTGCTACGGTAAAGCGGATTGCAGACGGGATGCACAAAGAGCATCTGCAATTACAGATCGCAGTAGTACCGAATGCACCCGGCTATCCTGGGCACGGCGGCTTCAGCAAGTGGATCTTTTCTGACTGGCGTGGTGTGTTCGACCTTAAGGCGATCAGTGACTCGGTGGATCTTCTCTGCCTTATGACGTATGACCAGCACACCCGATGGACGACGCCAGGACCTGTGGGCGGGTGGATTTGGACAAATGAGAATCTCGAGTATGCCCTGAAGGTGGTACCGCGGGAGAAACTCTCCCTGGGGATCGCGCTGTATGGATACCACTGGTACGCGGGTGACCCGGAGGCAGGCGGCAAGGAGCCGAGGCCGAACGTCACCGCCGATTATATCGGCGGGAAGGATGTGAAGACTCTACAGGAAACCTACAGTGCACAGGTGCAGTGGGACGCGCAGGACCACTCAACCTACTTCTACTTCTATCGCGACCAGATGCGTGAATGGATCTTCTACACGGAAGAGCGTGGGTTCCGCGACCGGTATGATCTGGCGAAGGAGCAGCATTTACAGGGAATCTGTGCCTGGGTGCTGGGGCAGGAAGATCCTTCGATCTGGAATGTGCTGCCTGAACGAAAATAG